Part of the Varibaculum massiliense genome is shown below.
TATAACAACGAGGTCGGGGTACCCTTAACCATTCTGCGTGCGGATGAAACTACCGACTTTTTGGTGTTAGAGATGGGGGCATCCGGGGCGGGGCATTTGGCGTTACTTACTGAAATTGCCCCTTTGGATATGGCGATTGAGCTGATGGTGGGGCATGCCCACCTAGGCGGATTCGGCAGTATTGAAGGCTTGGCGCAGGCCAAGGCGGAACTGCTGTGGGGACTGCGAAACTTCCCAGGGAAGCGTTATTGGCCGCTTAGCGAACCGGCTTTGCAGGCAAAAGAAGTTTTCGCGCAAGACGGATATCGCGATGCCTTCCCGGTTTCTTCCGCTGCCCCCTCCCTAGCCATCTTGAATTTGAACGATAAGCGAGTGCAGCAAATGGCTTCGGGTCAGGCAATACGCTATTTTGGGGAAAATGACGCTGACTCCGCTGGGGAAATCAGTAAGCATCACGTAGGGGTTTACGCCTCCCAAGTAAAGATAGATGACCAGGGGCGAGCCGAATTTTTAATGACTCGCGGGCAAGAAACTCTCAAAGTGAAATTAGGGTTAGTAGGTAGGCATAATGTCTCCAATGCCCTGGCGGCAGTGACTGTCGCTACTGAGCTGGGGGTTTCTCTAGCGGACGCAGCTCACGTCCTCGAAAAGGCTCATCCGCTATCACAGCACCGCTTGGATGTGCGGGAAATCGATGCCGGGATTACCATCATCGATGATTCCTATAACGCCAATTTGGATTCGATGCGTTCGGGAATAAAAACCCTACAGACTTTAGCGAAAG
Proteins encoded:
- a CDS encoding UDP-N-acetylmuramoyl-tripeptide--D-alanyl-D-alanine ligase; its protein translation is MWTLGWIANALNRSCQNPDIEVTGQVVTDSREVKPGDLYVARRGEHSDGHSFLAAAKNAGAAAAIVERSEEAEKAGIAYIQVPEATRALGWLAHSHLANLRSQASGNKPICVGITGSAGKTTTKDLLSSLLQLRGAVVAPEKSYNNEVGVPLTILRADETTDFLVLEMGASGAGHLALLTEIAPLDMAIELMVGHAHLGGFGSIEGLAQAKAELLWGLRNFPGKRYWPLSEPALQAKEVFAQDGYRDAFPVSSAAPSLAILNLNDKRVQQMASGQAIRYFGENDADSAGEISKHHVGVYASQVKIDDQGRAEFLMTRGQETLKVKLGLVGRHNVSNALAAVTVATELGVSLADAAHVLEKAHPLSQHRLDVREIDAGITIIDDSYNANLDSMRSGIKTLQTLAKAKGQGRAIAVLGEMLELGEDSDSHHRLVGQACREANLDLVITVGKAAKPIYQTVSDHAEAQHCENAQQALKVVKQVLTPGDTVLIKGSNGSGVWKIADALTGGDEG